One Diabrotica virgifera virgifera chromosome 3, PGI_DIABVI_V3a genomic window carries:
- the LOC126881988 gene encoding disintegrin and metalloproteinase domain-containing protein 10-like isoform X2, which yields MMLFVEIIKEETEECDCGPVRDCWEFDKCCIPHGRRNACKINRDYGYKCHPSQGLCCTSQCQYANLESYGLECKNFQKACPCKSNEKNCTCGVNGYCLGNQCHSEECTRVGLEECSCPKGLNVTNCRTCCFSKTNSTLTCSLSNEITRYAVKLDRGILQHLKKQPHKNKLQNVKYGFYETYCDGSECIQLYFRSVQFGEFCTSFGKLGNCSVNNVCEIQEKLFVYTGIFDKRLLRSGGILKINHGFNALFVLYLAKYIVLNL from the exons ATAAAGGAAGAAACTGAAGAGTGTGATTGTGGACCAGTAAGAGATTGTTGGGAATTTGATAAATGTTGTATACCTCATGGAAGACGAAACGCATGCAAAATAAACAGGGATTATGGTTATAAATGTCACCCATCTCAAGGATTATGCTGTACATCGCAGTGTCAATATGCAAATTTGGAATCCTATGGCCTG GAATGTAAAAATTTTCAGAAAGCATGCCCTTGTAAGtcaaatgaaaaaaattgtactTGCGGTGTAAATGGATACTGCCTAGGCAATCAGTGTCACAGTGAAGAATGTACTAGGGTTGGATTAGAAGAATGTTCGTGTCCTAAAGGTTTAAATGTAACAAATTGTAGAACATGCTGTTTTTCAAAAACAAATTCAACGTTGACATGTTCGTTATCTAATGAAATAACTAGATATGCAGTAAAATTAGATAGAGGCATCttacaacatttaaaaaaacagcCGCACAAAAACAAATTACAGAACGTTAAATATGGATTCTATGAAACATACTGTGATGGCTCTGAATGTATCCAACTCTATTTTAGAAGTGTGCAGTTTGGAGAATTTTGTACATCATTTGGAAAACTAGGAAATTGCAGTGTAAATAATGTGTGTGAAATACAGGAGAAATTGTTTGTGTATACTGGGATTTTTGATAAAAGGCTGTTAAGAAGTGGAGGAATATTGAAAATAAATCATGGATTTAATGCATTATTTGTGTTGTATTTAGCTAAATATATTGTACTAAATTTGTAA